The genomic region TTCAATATATATAAAGGAGAATTTGTCTTTATAACCGGACCGTCAGGCGCAGGCAAAACTACCACTATGAAGATGGTAATTGCTATGGAAAAACCGACGCACGGTCAAATTAATGTTTTTAATGAGGATATTTCCGCCATTCATCCTAAACAAATTCCTTTTTTAAGGAGAAAAATCGGATTTGTTTTTCAGGATTTCAAACTTCTCATTAACAGAACCGTTTTTCAGAATGTGGCGCTTGGACTTGAAATTTCCGGAGTTTCAGGTTCTATTATTGCTAAAAACGTTACAGAAATTCTAAAAGCCGTTGAATTATACCAGAAGAAAGACGAATATCCGCTGAGTCTTTCAGGCGGCGAGCAGCAAAGGGTTGCTATAGCAAGAGCCCTTGTGCAGAATCCGTCTGTGCTTATTGCGGATGAGCCTACCGGCAACCTTGACTTCGAGACGGCATCAATTATAATAGATATATTAAAATCGTTCAATAATAAAGGAACGACAATGATAATAGCAACGCATGATAAAACTTTAATTGAATTAGGAAGGGCAAGGGTAATTGATATCACAAAAAATTAATTATTTAAATAATTATATCAAAATAGCGTTTTTGAATATTAAATCAAATATCGCAGGGAATATCTTTGCCTTAAGCATAATGTCATTTTCTTTTTTTATTATGCTTTTTTTTATGCTCAGCTATATTAATATTTATAATTATATGCTTTCATTCGAAAAAAATAATACCATGATAATTTTTTTAAAAAATTTAGAAAATACGCACAGTAATGGAGCAAATCTCACTAATAGAATAACGGCAGCTAATATTATAAATAAAATAAAAAAATTTAAAGGCGTGAAAAAAGTTAAGTACTATTCCAATAAATTATCATACAAATTTATGCTCAAACACACGCCTAATATAAAAACTATCTTAGCTAAGATTAAACCGTCGTATTTTCCCCGTATTATTAAAATATATTTTAAACCGAATTATATAAGCAAAATATATCTGTCTAATATATATCTGCGTTTAAAATCTATGAGGCATATAAAATTTGTTTATTACAGCAAACTTATGGAAGATAAAATAAATCAATTTGTTTTTTTCACTAAAATGATCGGATTTATTGTTTTGCTGTTTTTATTTATCTCGTCCGTTTTTGTTTCTTACAGCGCCATTAAACTTATTATATTAAGAAAACAAAACGATATTGAAATATTAAAACTGATAGGCGCTACGAATAATTATATAAAAATTCCGATGTATATAGAAAGCGCTATGGGTTCGGTGATAGCGTTTATTTTATCGCTGATTTTGCTATCCGCTATATTTAATATCTTTATATATTATAAATTTAATAAATTTCTTTCTTTCTTTAAAATTAATATTATATTTTTGAACGGCTTTGATGTTCTTATTATTTTTTTTATTGCCTTACTGTCCGGTTTTTTGGGAACTTATTTTTCATCAAGAAAATTTTTCTAACTTATTAAAAAATGCAATTAAAAAGACTCAAAAGAATTTTATTTATAGCCGTATTTTTTATACTGTTTACAGGGACGGCAAAATCTGCGGCGTTCGCATCTCCGTTTATTAAGCATAGGCATATATTTTATGAAAGTTCATCATCGATAATTAATAAATTAAAATTATATAAATTATCGTTAAATAGACTTTACAAAGATTTAGAAAAAAAGAAAAAAGAATCAAATAAATTAAATCATAAAATTAAATATACGGATATAATATTAAAAAAATTGAAAAAAAAAATTAAAAATTCAGGTTTTATCGTTACGCGGCTTTTGAAAGATATTTTTGTAATAAACGAAGAAAGAGATGCCGATATAATAAACTTATCCGATAAAAATAGCAATTATGTCATTTCTAATTATATTCTAAAAAATTTGCTTAACCATGAAGAATACAGATTGAAGAAATTGATAAACCGCGATAAAAAATTTGCTAAAATTAATAAAGAAATAGTTTTTGAAAGAAAGAAGCTTAAAAAAGAAATAGACGGTCTATCCGAATCAAAATTAAAATTAAAAAAAATTATTGCGGATTCGCAAAATTATATAAATAATATTAATAGAATGAAAACTGAAGAATCTCGCACAAATAATAAAAACAGTAGATTTTTGAGAAAGAAAGTTATAAAATTGATTCATAAAATCAAAAATAAGATAAAAAGCAAAAGCCATCATGATATAAAATTTATTGTTATAAAATAAATTTATAGGGATAATGTTATAAAATAAATTCATAGAGATAAGAATAAAAATAAGAATCGTAAAATAAAAATAAAATTATAAATAAAAGTTGTAATTATCAGTATTGGTATATGGAGGAATTTAATTGAAAAATAAAAATATTTTGCTGTTTTTCTTTCTTGCTGCGATATTGCCGTTAATATTTCCTGTAAGTTCTGATGCGGCAGGCAATGTTAATACTATTAAAACAAAAACATATATAAAAAATGCCGCTTCAGCAAAAACACCGCAGCATTATCTGAAAAAAGCAGATATATCTGCAGATGCTTTAAAGAATATCAGACTGTTTTCTAAAGTCTATACCTTAATAGAAAAGAATTATGTTAAAAATGAAAATTCTAAAAAATTAATTTACGGTGCAATAGAAGGCATGGTGGCAACATTAGACCCGCACACCTATTTTTTAACTAAAAGCGAATTCAGACAAATGAAAGAGGAAACTACCGGAGAATTTGTCGGAATAGGAATAAAAATTTCATCAAGAAATAATCATATAGTAATTATTTCTCCTATCGACGGTACGCCGGCTTACAAAGCAGGTATCAAGTCAGGGGATATTATAGAAAAAATTAACGGAATATCGACTTTCAAAATGGGTATTATGAAAGCGGTTAAACTGCTTCAGGGTAAGCCCGGCACTAAAGTCAACCTTTTAATCATGAGAAAAGGTTTTAAAAAACCTAAAACATTTATAATAGAAAGGAAACGTATTTTGTTAAAAAGCGTAAAATATATGGTTATGCCTGACCATATAGGTTATGTGAGGATTTCAAGTTTTCAGGCTCACACTAACAGTCAGCTGTTAAATGCGCTTAGCATATTAAATAAAAAAGAACACGGACTTAAAGGCTTAATAATTGATTTAAGGAATAACCCCGGAGGTTTATTAAATCAAGCTGTCAAAGTCTGCAGCGATTTTATTAGTAAAGGCGTAATAGTTTACACTAAAGGCAGAATTAAATCTCAGGATGAAACATATTATGCTCTGCAGCAGCATTTACAGCCGGATTATCCTATAGCGGTGCTTGTTAATGCTGGAACTGCAAGCGCTGCGGAGATTACATCCGGAAGTCTTCAGGCTCATAAAAGGGCTGTCGTCATAGGAACAAAAACATTCGGAAAGGGTTCCGTACAAACAGTTTATCACTTGCCTGAGGGTACCGGCATGGGTTTGACTACGGCTTTTTATTTTCTTCCGAATCATGTTTCTATTCAAAATACCGGAGTTACTCCTAACTTTATCGTTCATTCATCTAAAGATTTTATATTTGTAAAACCTTTGCCAAAATTAAGGGAAATTGATTTAAGGCACCATTTTAAAAATCCGGAAAGTCTGAAAATCAAAAAGGAAATAAAGCAGAATGCATTGCCGGTGTATTTTAAAAAAGACAATCAGCTAAAGTTTGCTTATGAACTTTTAAAAAGCTGGAATACTTTAAAGAATTATTAATCTTGATATAAGAATTTTAATGAGAGGGCTTATAATTTTTTTTATTAAACTCTACAGAAATATAATATTAGCCGAATGAAAAAATCTTGTTAAGCCAAGTTTTATCATTGCGGATAATATAACTTAGTCCAACTTAGTCCTCATAAATAACATTAATATATGTTCAACGATTATAAAAAAAAAGTAATAGTAGCCTTAGATTTTAATAATATTGAAGACGCCAAAACTTTAATAGGCAAACTTGAAGGAGAAGCTTATATTTACAAAATTGGACTGGAACTTTTTTTAAATTGCGGCAATGAAATTCTGGTATTTCTAAAAAAATCAGGGTATAAAATTTTTTTGGATTTAAAATTTTACGATATTCCGAATACAGTATATAATGCGGTAAAATCAGCCGGATTGTTAGGTGCGGATATAATAAACGTGCATGCTTCCGGCGGAATAGAAATGATGAAAGCGGCAAAAAAAGGTCTATCTGAAGCTCAGGAAACGGCAGGCAAAAAAATTGAACTTTTTGCCGTTACTGTTCTGACCAGTTTTTCTTCAGAAGATATAAAAGAAGTTTTTGATTTTCATGACAATTCTGCTCATAACGGATATCCGGAAAATATAGCCGAAAGTATTGCGCTGCATCTCGCAGGTCTTGCCGAAAAATCCGGTCTTGACGGCGTCGTCTGTTCTCCTCTTGAATCTCTGAGCATTAAAAAAATGTTTGGGGAAGATTTTAAAACAATAACCCCGGGCATCAGGCTAAAAGAAAATAATATAAAAAAACAAAACGCTTTAGGAAAAGAAAATGCTGTAAAAAACCGGCATGATGACCAGAAAAGAATAATGACCCCGTCTGAAGCCTTTAGAAATAAAGCGGATTATATTGTCGTCGGCAGACCGATTACTCATGCTCCTGAACCGCTCGCGTCGCTTAAGAATATTTACAGGGAAATTGAAATCGGCTGACATATTTTAGAAAAGCTATCGCGTTATTTCTTTATATATATCATATCCGAGGATATTCAATGATATATTCAATAATATATTTAAACCGTTTGTTTAAATATATTATTATTCTTAATTGTGAACATAAGCACAACAAACAACTCCTTGCCTTATATTTCCATTGCCAGGGCAATGTGTTCTACGACAATTTTCGATAAATTGAATAAATTTGATTAAATTAAATAAATTAAATAAAATAAATAATGTTATTACTATAAGGATGATATGGAACTTAAAATATATGGGACGAACACAATAAAAGAAGCTATCAA from Candidatus Acididesulfobacter guangdongensis harbors:
- the ftsE gene encoding cell division ATP-binding protein FtsE, with amino-acid sequence MIEFMHVYKSYDKNYILRDLSFNIYKGEFVFITGPSGAGKTTTMKMVIAMEKPTHGQINVFNEDISAIHPKQIPFLRRKIGFVFQDFKLLINRTVFQNVALGLEISGVSGSIIAKNVTEILKAVELYQKKDEYPLSLSGGEQQRVAIARALVQNPSVLIADEPTGNLDFETASIIIDILKSFNNKGTTMIIATHDKTLIELGRARVIDITKN
- a CDS encoding FtsX-like permease family protein — translated: MISQKINYLNNYIKIAFLNIKSNIAGNIFALSIMSFSFFIMLFFMLSYINIYNYMLSFEKNNTMIIFLKNLENTHSNGANLTNRITAANIINKIKKFKGVKKVKYYSNKLSYKFMLKHTPNIKTILAKIKPSYFPRIIKIYFKPNYISKIYLSNIYLRLKSMRHIKFVYYSKLMEDKINQFVFFTKMIGFIVLLFLFISSVFVSYSAIKLIILRKQNDIEILKLIGATNNYIKIPMYIESAMGSVIAFILSLILLSAIFNIFIYYKFNKFLSFFKINIIFLNGFDVLIIFFIALLSGFLGTYFSSRKFF
- a CDS encoding S41 family peptidase, with protein sequence MKNKNILLFFFLAAILPLIFPVSSDAAGNVNTIKTKTYIKNAASAKTPQHYLKKADISADALKNIRLFSKVYTLIEKNYVKNENSKKLIYGAIEGMVATLDPHTYFLTKSEFRQMKEETTGEFVGIGIKISSRNNHIVIISPIDGTPAYKAGIKSGDIIEKINGISTFKMGIMKAVKLLQGKPGTKVNLLIMRKGFKKPKTFIIERKRILLKSVKYMVMPDHIGYVRISSFQAHTNSQLLNALSILNKKEHGLKGLIIDLRNNPGGLLNQAVKVCSDFISKGVIVYTKGRIKSQDETYYALQQHLQPDYPIAVLVNAGTASAAEITSGSLQAHKRAVVIGTKTFGKGSVQTVYHLPEGTGMGLTTAFYFLPNHVSIQNTGVTPNFIVHSSKDFIFVKPLPKLREIDLRHHFKNPESLKIKKEIKQNALPVYFKKDNQLKFAYELLKSWNTLKNY
- a CDS encoding orotidine-5'-phosphate decarboxylase, translating into MFNDYKKKVIVALDFNNIEDAKTLIGKLEGEAYIYKIGLELFLNCGNEILVFLKKSGYKIFLDLKFYDIPNTVYNAVKSAGLLGADIINVHASGGIEMMKAAKKGLSEAQETAGKKIELFAVTVLTSFSSEDIKEVFDFHDNSAHNGYPENIAESIALHLAGLAEKSGLDGVVCSPLESLSIKKMFGEDFKTITPGIRLKENNIKKQNALGKENAVKNRHDDQKRIMTPSEAFRNKADYIVVGRPITHAPEPLASLKNIYREIEIG